The window CGTAATGCGTATGCTTCCATCTGATTCCTGACGAAATGCTTCCGCAATGGTGCGAATGGCATTTTTAGTACCTGCATAAATGCCTTGCATGGGTACAATCTTTATCCCCGAAGTTGATATAATATTAATGATATGTCCCGATTGTTGTTGTTTGAAAACGGGAATCGCTGCCGCCATCCCATATAAAACACCTTTGAGGTTAATGTCGATCATTTCTTCCCAACCGTCAATATCCAATTCATCAATGCGGCTTAGCTGACTAACGCCTGCATTGTTTACAATAACATCCAGTTTTCCATATTGCTCAACTGCTGCATTTACAAGCCGAATTAAATCGGTTTTATTCTTCACATCAATTTTAGTAAAAGCACCTTCGCCACCTTTACTTTTAATTTCTTCAACAAGTTGTTGCAATTGTGTTGATCGCCTTGCACCCAAAACAACCTTTGCACCGTTTTTCGCTAATGCGATTGCAATGGCCTTACCCATTCCACTACTTGCACCTGTAATGGCTACAACTTTCCCTTTAATATTCTGCATTGCTGTTCGTTTTATTTGTCTATTTGTTTTTCTAAAAATTCAGGATAACGGTTCCCTATAAGGGTAATCCCATTTACTGTTGTGTTAATTTTTGCAAGTTCATCTGCCGTTAATACAATATTTGTACTGCCGATATTTTCTTCCAAACGATGCAATTTTGTAGTCCCTGGGATTGGTGCTATCCAAGGCTTTTGAGCTAAGAGCCAAGCTAATGCTAATTGTCCGGTTGTAACATTTTTCTGTTGAGCAATCTCATCAAGTGCCTCCACTAAAACCATGTTGGCCTTTATATTTTCTTCGCTGAAGCGAGGAATGATATTTCTTCGGTCGATATCTGCTAATTTTTTATTTATGCTACCTGTAAGGAAGCCTTTACCCAAAGGACTGAAAGAAACGAAACCAATGCCTAGCTCTTCCAAGGTTGGTATAATTTCACTTTCTGGTTCACGCCAAAACAAAGAATATTCGCTTTGCAATGCTGATACTGGCTGAATCGCATGTGCCCTGCGAATAGTTGCTGCACTTGCTTCCGACAAACCGAAATATTTTACTTTGCCTTCTTTTATCAGGTCTTTCACTGTTCCTGCAACATCTTCTATAGGCACGTTAGGGTCAACCCTATGCTGGTAAAGTAAATCGATATAATCTGTTTTTAATCTTTTTAAAGATGCTTCGGTTACTGCCTTAATTGTTTCGGGCCTGCTGTCTAAACCTACTGCCGGACTAGCATCTTTACAACCAAATTTTGTTGCGATCACAATGTCTTTCCTATAAGGCTGTAATCCTTCGCCAACAAGTTCTTCATTGGTGTAAGGTCCGTAGGCTTCTGCAGTATCAAAAAATGTGATACCTCTTTCAACCGCATCTCGTAACAAAGTGATGGCATCTTTTTTATCTAGACCTTTGCCATCCAAAAAGTTTAAACCCATACAGCCAAAACCTAATGCGGAAACTTCCAAGCCGCTATTTCCTAATTTTCTCTTTTGCATAACTGCTTATTTATTTTTTTAAAACTGATTTTTCTTCTATTACAAAATTCCTGATTGTCGTGCTGTAAAAAGTAGCCCAATTGGTAATTGTTGTAGTCAGATTATCAAACGTTTTTAAATACTAAAATTAAGTCTGCTGCTATTTGAGGTGTGTAGCAAGAATACAAACTCGGCAGCTATTTAGGTACCAATCCATAACTAACGATTTAATTATTAGACCACCAGAATTATTTTACTAATATTGTCTATCCATTTTTTCAAAATAGTTTATGAAAAAGACGTTGATCATTTTGTTGTTATTTTCTTTTGCCCAATTTTCAATTGCGCAGGCCCAAATCAATCAGATTCAAATAAAGAAAGACAGCGTTTGGATGATCACTTATTTCCGCCAACGCTACCCTACGAGAATTGAAATAAATGATAAAGGACAAACGGTAGAAGTACCATTGCCCAACCCCATGTTAAGTGCTAAACTTCATATGGCATTATCAACAGATGGTCGCAATTGGACAGCCCTCAACAATAATAAACCGGTTTGGGATCAGTTTATGCGGGATCAATTTATCCACCGTGGCATAGATGGCATTTGGAGGCTATTGGCAACGGGCGGTAGTGGAAGCCAGGAAGATAGGAAACAATTTGGCCCAAGCGTTACTTATGCCACCTCAAAAGACCTCATCCATTGGAAACTGGATAAATATATACACCTGATGAAAGGTATTAAAGATGACCATGGCGCTTTAGTCGGAAATATCTGGGCTCCAGAATTTTATTATGATGAAGCCACTAAAGAATATACCTTATTTTGGTCATCTACATTTAAGGATGCAGGCTGGAAAGAAAGTAGGTTATGGTATTGCAAAACTAGCGACTGGAAAACCTTTACGTCAGCAAAAGTAATGTTTGCTCCGCCCTATTCCGTAATCGATGGCACCATTACCAAACACAGCGATGTATATTACCTTTTTCATAAGGAAGAAGAATTCGGTGTAAAAACCGGAGAGCGGAGAGCAATCAGACTGGCAACCTCAAAAATACTTGAAGGACCTTACCAAATATATCAAGGTCCGTTAAACATAGGACAGATTGCCCCAACCATAACCGAAGGTCCAAGTACAATAAAAGACCCGATAAAAGCGGGCTGGCTATTGTTTTATGATTACCCAATGGTCGATCGTTATGGTATATCTTCATCCCCAGACCTGTTCAATTGGGCAATCGAAGAAAATGTGTCTATACCTGATGATGCTCGCCATGGTAGTATTTCGAAATTATCAGCTGCAGAAGCTAAAGCCTTATTAAAAGCCTTTCCCAATAATAAATAACATAAAATACCCACTTTGTTTAGCCCATAAATGATGAACCATTATTTTTGATTCAGACTATTTAAACATTCGAATGCGGAGCATCTTTTAGTCCATTCGGTTTCAAGAATATGGTTTTTCGATCTGCGGCGATAACAATATTAAAACGCTTAAGCAAATCGCCACCAATAATGCTCATTTTTTGCCTACCAAGTGCGCCCTGAAAAAACCCAACTGATACATCATTTAGTTTGGTTTCACCAATGCTTAAGAAAGGAATCGCCGCTTTCTTAGTTTTTAGCACATTGCCAAAAGAATCTTTTAGTGTCTTCTCACTTGTAACAACCAATTTTTCATCGAGGTGATGGCTTTCCGTAAACCCATCATCAAAAAGAATTGACCCAGCATAACCAGAATGAATCAAGAAGTTATTACTGAACAATTCTTCCCCAATTTTGCATTGGGCTTCTATAAACATCATTTCGTTTTTGTAAATCAAATTTAAAGATTCATAATCCTTAATTCGTTTGGGTAAGCTTTTACTAATGGTTATTATTTTTTGATCAAAATTGATATCGATTACCTTACCTTCAAATAACTCCAGGCCAAATTTGCCACCACTGCCAGGGCCTGAATTAAGATTTTCCCACAATGGAATGTTATACCATTTATTACCGCCAATCTGCAGGGTATTGCTTTTACTATAACGGGATGAATTTTCTGCTCCTCCCCAGCTTTTCACGGTATCCGTACCCTCAAATTGCAGACTTTTCATTTTTTCTATGGCTTCATGGGTAAGTGTAAGTGAACTTGCAGCCGTATGAAACATAAGGGAAACGGTATCTTTTCCATTTAAGGTTGCCTTAATAAGGATATTATTTTGGGCTGTTAAAATAAAAGGAATTTTATAACTCGATGCTGACTGCGCCAATAAGGAAGCACTAGCAATTATCATCAGGCTAAAATTGATCAGTAATCCTTTTAATAGGATTTTTCCTTGTAGTTTCATGTTTCTAATATATGGGTTTTTTAATTATTGATATTTGAAGATACGGTAGGTAGCACGCCTTGCTGATTTTTCATCAGGGCTTGTGGTGACGGCTCCGCTATTCGAGATGTTAGCCCTTCAGCGCATCTTATATATAAAATAAATAAGGGTTTTTAATCCATCGGTATTGCGATCAAAGAATGGATAGGCGCCAAAAATTTAATGTTCTAAATAGCTGTGTTAACAATCAACTAACTTGGTGTGCTTTGCGCCTTTGTGGTAATAAACATCGGTTAGCCTGCACTGGAATTCTCTAACAACATTTTTAGATAAGATCGCCACGGCTATGAAGAATAGCCTCACAATGACGAACGGGTTTATATGGTAAAAATCTACCAAAAACTAACTTGGTGTGCTTTGTGCCTTTGTGGTAATAAACATCGGAAGCCTGCACTAGAATTTCCTAAACATTTTTAGATAAGATTGCCACGGCTATGAAGAATAGCCTCACAATGACGAACGTGTTTATAGGCTAAAAGCTTAAATGTTCTTCAATTCCTTATATGGTAAAAATCTACCAAAAACTAACTTGGTGTGCTTTGTGCCTTTGTGGTAATAAACATCGGTAGGCAAGAGAGAGAATTAAAAAAATACAAAGTAATTTCGAAATAAGATTGCCACGGCTATGAAAAACAGCCTCACAATGACGAACGGTAAAAATCTACCAAAACTAACTTGGTGTGCTTTGTGTCTTTGTGGTAAATGATTTAATATCCCATCACACCCTTTCCTCAAACTCATCCCCAAAATCTGCATCATAAACCTTAAAAGTTATCAATCATTCATCCTTAATAAGCTGTGGAATAAATTCCTTAAATATCCTTTCAAAAGAACGAAACTCAATATTAGGCTTGGTAACAATTAAATAGTCAGATTCTGATTGCACCACAACTTCTGCTACAAACGCTGCCCATCTAGATTTAATTAAATTAGGCAGGTTTAGAAACTGTTGTGCACTAATGAAAGTACCGATCGATTTCACAAACTGTTCATCTAATTTTCGGTCGGCAAGATTTTGCCATTCCCCATTAATTAAATCAATTTCACCCAATATTTCATCATCGCTTAAAATTAAGAATGAATGTTTATGCTTATCCTTTAATAAAAGATAAGCACTGAAACCTAAGGCCTGCGTAGGGTCTTCATGGATATAATGCAACTTGATCATGGGTTCATGGGACTAATAATTTTTCTGAAAGTAAGGTTAATTCGAGGCCTCATATACTGTTTCGATTTGGGTATACGATGATCCCATTTTTGCTGTAAATCTCCTTTCATCAATAATAAAGAGCCATGCTCTAGCTTGATGGAATACTTTTCAGCGTGATTGGCTTTTAACCGGATATCAAAGCATCGAACCTGACCAAAAGATAAAGAAGCAATTACAGGGTGCGAACCCATTACAGTTTCATTATCACTGTGCCAGGTTACAGAATCCTGCCCATCCCGATAATAATTGAGCAACACAGAATTAAAAGTGATGCCAGCAACAGGTTCAACTAATTTTTTTAGCTGGAGTAATTCATGAGTCCATGGTAAAGGAGTCGATTTACCAATAGCTGTATAGTCCAATTGATCAGGGCTACCATACCAAGCCGAAAGCCTTGGCGTAATTACTTCCTTATCATAATAACGCACTACCTTTTGCTTCCAAGGTGTGCTTTCAATCAATTGTGCCAAAATAGCATCGCTCTCTACGCTTCCCAAAAAACCACTATGATAGGTTAATACATCACAAGGCAAACCAACTGTTTGTCCTGCTTCAGCAAAAAAACTTAACTGTTCCATAACTAAAACAAAGGTGCAAAACTTTTTATAAAATACTAATATTTTTAGCATTATATTTGCCATTGTTAATTCTAAACAGGAGGTTGATCATGGAAAGGAAGTCGAAACAGCACTTAATTACGGATTTAAGAAAGCAGATTCTTGCTATGCAAGGCTATAATACTTTAAGCATTCAAGAAGATACCTATCCAAAATTGAGCTTACTTGCAAGGGCTTTTCCCAATCAAAACTTTCCCCTTGCCGGGATCCACGAATTTATTGCTTTAGAGACTGAGGATACAGCCGCAAGCATTGGCTTTATTAATGCCATACTTTCTGCATTGATGGAAGCAGGCAGTCCGTCAATTTGGATCAGCAGTTCACGTCACCTTTTTCCTCCGGCAATGCAACGTTTTGCATTAAATCCTGATCAGATCATTTTTATAGACCTCAACAGCCAAAAAGAAATGTTATGGGTTTTAGAAGAAGCTTTAAAATGCGAAAACCTCAGTGCAGTAGTTGCCGAAATCCCCGAACTTAGCTTCAGCCAATCCAGGCGCTTACAATTGGTTATAGAAAAAAGCAAGGTTCCGGCATTCATTTTACGCAACAATCCGCAGCAAATTAACAATACCACCTGCCTGGCCCGTTGGCAAATAACACACTTGCCAAGTTTATTGCCAGATGGGATGCCCGGAGTGGGGCAACCAGCATGGTCTGTTAATTTATTAAAGATCAGGAATGCACAGCCCAATAGTTTCACCGTTGCCTGGAATGGCATTTCCTTTCAATACCTCAACGAAGAAAAAGAAGTTTCACAACCCATTAGAAAGTTGCAGGCAAGTTAATATGGGAAAGCGTTTTGTAAGTATATGGTTTCCGTGTTTACTAACGGACTGGCTCTGCATCCGCCGTCCGCCACTAAAAGACTGCGCATTTGTTTTCACAGCCCCAATCCACGGTCGCATTATCATTACCGCTTGCAACCTTTTGGCAACAAATCAGGGCATACAAATTGGCATGCCATTGGCAGATGCCCGTGCTTTGGTTCATAAAATAGAAGTATTTGATGATAAGCCAGATCGAAGTTTGAAGCTGTTGAAGGGTTTGGCGGAATGGTGCATTCGCTATACGCCATTTGTAGCGATTGATTTGCCTGATGGGATTTTGCTCGATGCTACAGGATGTACACATTTATGGGATAGTGAAGAGAATTACCTTAATCAAATATCCAATCGGCTAAGAGACCTTGGCTATACGGCTAAATTAGCCATTGCCGATACCATTGGTACCAGCTGGGCAGTGGCTCGTTTCGCTAATCAGGAAAACATTGTGCCACCCAGAAAACAATATTATGCACTGTTGCCATTGCCCCCTTTGGCGCTTCGGTTAGAGCAAAATGTAATAGAACGTTTAAATAAATTAGGCTTACAAAAAATAGAACGCTTTATTCAAATGCCTCGCAGTGTTCTCCGACGGAGATTTGGCGAGAATT is drawn from Pedobacter mucosus and contains these coding sequences:
- a CDS encoding glycoside hydrolase family 43 protein; this encodes MKKTLIILLLFSFAQFSIAQAQINQIQIKKDSVWMITYFRQRYPTRIEINDKGQTVEVPLPNPMLSAKLHMALSTDGRNWTALNNNKPVWDQFMRDQFIHRGIDGIWRLLATGGSGSQEDRKQFGPSVTYATSKDLIHWKLDKYIHLMKGIKDDHGALVGNIWAPEFYYDEATKEYTLFWSSTFKDAGWKESRLWYCKTSDWKTFTSAKVMFAPPYSVIDGTITKHSDVYYLFHKEEEFGVKTGERRAIRLATSKILEGPYQIYQGPLNIGQIAPTITEGPSTIKDPIKAGWLLFYDYPMVDRYGISSSPDLFNWAIEENVSIPDDARHGSISKLSAAEAKALLKAFPNNK
- a CDS encoding aldo/keto reductase, with amino-acid sequence MQKRKLGNSGLEVSALGFGCMGLNFLDGKGLDKKDAITLLRDAVERGITFFDTAEAYGPYTNEELVGEGLQPYRKDIVIATKFGCKDASPAVGLDSRPETIKAVTEASLKRLKTDYIDLLYQHRVDPNVPIEDVAGTVKDLIKEGKVKYFGLSEASAATIRRAHAIQPVSALQSEYSLFWREPESEIIPTLEELGIGFVSFSPLGKGFLTGSINKKLADIDRRNIIPRFSEENIKANMVLVEALDEIAQQKNVTTGQLALAWLLAQKPWIAPIPGTTKLHRLEENIGSTNIVLTADELAKINTTVNGITLIGNRYPEFLEKQIDK
- a CDS encoding alpha-ketoglutarate-dependent dioxygenase AlkB family protein, which gives rise to MLKILVFYKKFCTFVLVMEQLSFFAEAGQTVGLPCDVLTYHSGFLGSVESDAILAQLIESTPWKQKVVRYYDKEVITPRLSAWYGSPDQLDYTAIGKSTPLPWTHELLQLKKLVEPVAGITFNSVLLNYYRDGQDSVTWHSDNETVMGSHPVIASLSFGQVRCFDIRLKANHAEKYSIKLEHGSLLLMKGDLQQKWDHRIPKSKQYMRPRINLTFRKIISPMNP
- a CDS encoding aspartyl protease family protein, which translates into the protein MKLQGKILLKGLLINFSLMIIASASLLAQSASSYKIPFILTAQNNILIKATLNGKDTVSLMFHTAASSLTLTHEAIEKMKSLQFEGTDTVKSWGGAENSSRYSKSNTLQIGGNKWYNIPLWENLNSGPGSGGKFGLELFEGKVIDINFDQKIITISKSLPKRIKDYESLNLIYKNEMMFIEAQCKIGEELFSNNFLIHSGYAGSILFDDGFTESHHLDEKLVVTSEKTLKDSFGNVLKTKKAAIPFLSIGETKLNDVSVGFFQGALGRQKMSIIGGDLLKRFNIVIAADRKTIFLKPNGLKDAPHSNV
- a CDS encoding ImuA family protein, which gives rise to MERKSKQHLITDLRKQILAMQGYNTLSIQEDTYPKLSLLARAFPNQNFPLAGIHEFIALETEDTAASIGFINAILSALMEAGSPSIWISSSRHLFPPAMQRFALNPDQIIFIDLNSQKEMLWVLEEALKCENLSAVVAEIPELSFSQSRRLQLVIEKSKVPAFILRNNPQQINNTTCLARWQITHLPSLLPDGMPGVGQPAWSVNLLKIRNAQPNSFTVAWNGISFQYLNEEKEVSQPIRKLQAS
- a CDS encoding SDR family oxidoreductase codes for the protein MQNIKGKVVAITGASSGMGKAIAIALAKNGAKVVLGARRSTQLQQLVEEIKSKGGEGAFTKIDVKNKTDLIRLVNAAVEQYGKLDVIVNNAGVSQLSRIDELDIDGWEEMIDINLKGVLYGMAAAIPVFKQQQSGHIINIISTSGIKIVPMQGIYAGTKNAIRTIAEAFRQESDGSIRITGISPGFVKTDFANNIKNEEMKTAVQKGMEQIAIDPVAIANAVIYAVSQPDNVEIGDIVIRPAKQN